TGGCCAGTATAGGAATCATCCCTGGGCTCGTCAAGCCACTTTTTGAAAGTTTTTCCCAGATTCTTTCTCAGATTGTTGATTTACAACGATTTATTGCCGTGTCGCCAAGGTGAGAACCCGATTTGAGCACCCGTCGGCAAATTCTTTCTGAGAAGGGACTTGACAGTCGTGCTATACTGCGCGTTCACTTTTTAATACACCTGCCTGCAGTAAGCCGACTTAGCTCAGTTGGTAGAGCGACTGATTCGTAATCAGTAGGTCACCGGTTCAAGTCCGGTAGTCGGCTTCATTCCTTTTCCCCTATTCCCCATCTCTCCAATTCTTGTTTACAAGGTGATGTGTTTGGGAGTCATTGCCTCGTCGCTAGTTTTTTGTGGCCTGAAATGTCTGGCAAGTTGAAGTGAAAGAAGTGAAGGCGTGGTCGAGAGATATCGTGCCGGTTTCTGTATTCAGGCAAGGAATACACCTGACAGCACATCATTTTCTAATAATGCCCTCAGAATGAAGAATCTGCTTCAAATGCTTCACATTGAAGAATTTTCTTTCCCTGTCCCGGAAAAAATCTAAAAAAAGTCGTTGACAGACCTGCCCTTGATACTTACACTTGCCGTTTCGTCAAGCGCCCAGAATTCTCCTGGGAGTCAGTACTCAACTCAGTTCTGAGATGCAGAGGTACTCACACGAAACCCAATCCTTCGGGAAGCGGCTTCCGGTGGCGAAGTGTTCATTGAAGGTAACTTATTGTGGCGTAAAACAGATGCGGTATCCACACGTCATCTGGCACCTGTAAAGCAAACGATCTTCGTTCCCGCTTTCCCTTCAATTAAAGCTTGACTCAAGCTTCCATTTACGCACGCCACAGAAAAACCTGGCGTTGGGGACGCCTCCATAGCATCTGCATCTGGCCTCCGTGCTTTCAGAACATCCCCAAACCACAATTGAACTCAGTTTATCGAAAGAGAACTGGCTTGGCAGCCAAGGGCGACCTATTGCCTTGTGTCGCTATTGGATGCCGTGAGCCTCAGGCAAAGCATTGACCAGGGAGCAGTTCCTGTTCTTCTGGTGTTGGAATTTATTTTGTTGTGTGTTCTAAGGAGACGTTCGCGTGCCTACCATTAATCAACTGGTTCGAAAAGGTCGTTCACAAGTTAAATACAAAACCAGCAGCCCTGCGCTGCAAGGCTGCCCGCAAAAGCGCGGTGTGTGCACCCGCGTGTACACGCAAACGCCAAAGAAACCAAACTCAGCTTTGCGGAAAGTTGCCCGTGTCCGTCTGACCAATGGAATCGAAGTCACGACCTACATTCCCGGGATTAGCCACAACCTGCAGGAACACTCAATCGTGTTGATTCGCGGCGGTCGTGTGAAGGACCTCCCCGGTGTGCGCTATCACGTGGTGCGTGGAACGTTGGACTCCGACGGCGTCAAGAACCGGATGCAGGGCCGTTCAAAATACGGGGCCAAGCGTCCGAAGGAAGGCGCCAAGGGTGCCGCCGGCAAAGGCGCACCAGTCAAGGGCGGACCAGCCAAGAAGAAGTAGGCGTGCACGCTGTACGAGTTTGTGTTGGCCAAATCCAGACCGGGTTTGGAGTTTAATCTTGAGGAATTCAGTAGAAGAAGAAGCATATGCCAAGACGAAGAGTAGCTGAGCGACGTGAGGTTCTACCTGATCCAGTGTACAACAGCGAGATGGTAACCAAGTTTATCAACGGCCTGATGTGGCAAGGAAAAAAGTCGGTTGCTGAGAAGATTTTCTACAGCGCGCTTGAGGACGTTCGCCAAAAGACTGGCGATGACCCGCTCAAGGTCTTCAAAAAGGCACTCGACAACGTCCGCCCACGGGTTGAAGTCCGATCACGCCGCGTTGGCGGTGCAACCTACCAGGTGCCGGTCGAAGTTGACCAGCGCCGACGTGGAACGGCTCTCGCGATCCGCTGGCTGGTGAATTATTCTCGCTCCCGCGGCGAAAAGACGATGATGGGTCGCCTCTCGGGCGAACTGCTCGAAGCTTCAAATGGCCGTGGAAATGCCGTCAAGAAGCGTGAGGAAACCCACCGTATGGCCGAAGCCAACAAGGCATTTGCCCATTACCGGTGGTAATCCCAAGTCTAACCCTTTTGGACATTGAGTTTTGGAGGCCACCACCTCGACAACCCAACCTCATTCAAAGCTCGGTGGCTAGTATTGATCGAAGGCGAAATTCAAAGTTATGACTAAGCTAGTTCCGCTCAATCGTTTCCGCAACATCGGGATTATGGCGCACATTGACGCCGGCAAAACCACGACGACTGAGCGTATTTTGTACTACACCGGTGTCAATCACAAAATTGGAGAAGTCCACGACGGCGCTGCCACGATGGACTGGATGGTTCAGGAACAGGAACGGGGAATCACGATTACTTCAGCCGCAACGACCTGCT
The Acidobacteriota bacterium DNA segment above includes these coding regions:
- a CDS encoding 30S ribosomal protein S12; its protein translation is MPTINQLVRKGRSQVKYKTSSPALQGCPQKRGVCTRVYTQTPKKPNSALRKVARVRLTNGIEVTTYIPGISHNLQEHSIVLIRGGRVKDLPGVRYHVVRGTLDSDGVKNRMQGRSKYGAKRPKEGAKGAAGKGAPVKGGPAKKK
- the rpsG gene encoding 30S ribosomal protein S7 produces the protein MPRRRVAERREVLPDPVYNSEMVTKFINGLMWQGKKSVAEKIFYSALEDVRQKTGDDPLKVFKKALDNVRPRVEVRSRRVGGATYQVPVEVDQRRRGTALAIRWLVNYSRSRGEKTMMGRLSGELLEASNGRGNAVKKREETHRMAEANKAFAHYRW